From Chloroflexota bacterium:
AGGACGGCCGTTAAAGGGGTTGACAAAACAATCAGTTATAGTATTGTATGCAGCAATGTTGCGAGACTCCAGGGGGGATGGAAGCTCGCAGCAGAGTGACCATGGCTCCTGTCCCGGGCATTGAGGGCCTGCTCGACCCACTGCAGAGGGAGGGCACGCGCAATCAATGCCCGGGGCAGGGCTTACCCGCTTAACAGTTGCATAGGCCTTCTGAACCAAACTTCAGCTCCCCCTGCCTGAAGTACTCGATGCCACCTGACCGGCCAATCGCCGGTGGAGGGCGGCGTTGAATTCCCCCACTGATTTCCATTTCGGGTCACCGGACGTGGACAGGGCGTTTTTCGCCAGGGAGGAGTCAGAAGCCATGCAGCGGTACATCATGATCCGTTTAGTCCAATCTGTTTTCACCCTCATCGGCGTCAGCATCATTGTTTTCTCTCTTGCACGACTCTCCGGGAACCCGCTCGACGTGCTGTTGCCTCCGGAAGCGTCGGACGAGGATTTTGTGCGCATCAGCGAACTCTGGGGCCTCAACGAGCCGTGGTACGTGCAGTACTTCATCTTTGTAAAGAATGCGGCAAGAGGCGAGTTCGGCCCCTCCTTCAAGTGGCAGGGCCGCACGGCCATGGAACTGGTGCTGCTGCACCTGCCCGCGACGTTGCAGCTGGCTGCGCTGGCTATTGGGGTGTCGGTGCTGCTGGCCGTGCCCATCGGGGTGATGTCCGCCGTGAAGAAGGGCAGCATGCTGGATACAGGGGGGAAGCTGATTGCGCTGCTGGGGCAGTCGCTCCCCTCATTCTGGCTGGCGATCGTGCTGATCTGGATCTTCGCGGTGCAGCTGGGTTGGTTCCCGACCTCAGGAAGGGGCGACGTTTCCAACATGGTCTTGCCCGCGGTGGCGATGGGGTGGTTCTCCGTGGCGTCCTTCATGCGGCTGACTCGCTCGGCGATGCTGAGTGTGCTGGACAGCGAGTACATCAAGCTGGCGCGCATCAAGGGTCTCGCGGAGTCGAAGGTGGTGTGGAAGCACGCGTTGAAGAACGCGGCCATACCGCCGCTGACGGTCTTTGGAGCGATCGTGGTTGGGCAGATGACGGGATCGGTGACCATCGAGACGGTGTTCGCTTGGCCGGGCATCGGGCTGCTGGCACTGCAGGCGGTGAACGCCCGCGACTACCAAGTGATCCAGGCGGTGACGATGTTCATCGCGGTGCTGTTCATCGGCATGAACCTGCTCATCGACATCGTGTACGCCTACATCGACCCGCGCATCCGGTTCGGGTAGCGGGAGGACGCGGTCGCGGGGTGTCCAAACCCGACGGAGGCCGGCTCTCAGTGGGGCCTGCCTCCCGCGTTGACTGCCCCAAATCGCCCGGATACACTCGCTGTGACCGTTGGACACCTGCGCCGCGCCGGCGCGATAGAGGAGACGCACATGACGGACCTGAAGTTTGCGCTGTGGGACGCCTTCCCTGAGTCGGAGGTGGACAGCGGCTCGTCGATCTCGGAGGTGTACGACCGACACCTGGACCTGGCGCAGATGGTGGAGCAGCTCGGGTATCACTCCTACTTCGTCATCGAGCACCAGAACCGGGAGCTTATAAGCTCGCCGAGCGTGTACCTGATGGCGGTGGCCATGCGGACGAGCGTGCTTCGCGTCGGCGCGATGATCTGGCAGCTGCCCTTCCACCACCCGCTTCGGCTGGCGGAGGAGGTAGGCATCCTGGACCAGATCTCGCACGGGCGGGTGGAGTTCGGCACGGGCATCGGCATCCACGAGCACGAGTTCCTGCGCTGGGGGCTGGACTTCTACGCGCGGGGCGAGATGAGCCGCGAGGCGCTTGAGATCATCCAGATGGCGTGGACGCAGGACGAGGTCACCTACGACGGCAAGTACTGGCACTTCAACGAGGCGCTGCCCGCGCCGAAGCCGTACCAACAGCCGACGCCGCCCATCTGGGTGGGCGCGCACAGCAAGGCGGCGCTGGAGTTTGCGGCGAAGGGCAACTTCCACGTGTCGCAGAACATCGACGTGGACGACGTGGTGGCCGAGAAGTTCGACTACTACCGGCAGGTGTGGCGCGAGTGCAACCACCCGGGGCCGATGCCGAGCATCTTCCTGCAGCGCATCGTGCACGTGGCGGAGACGGACGAGAAGGCGCGCGCGGAGGCGGAGCCGCGCCTGCTGGGCCGCGTCAACGTACCGTCGGCGGGCGCGATCCCAGTGGGCGGCAGCTTCGGGCGGGGGCGCATCACGGGTTCCCGCGTCGGCTGGGGCTCGAGCCCGCGGGGGATGGGGACGGAGTCGGACATGCCGGACAATGCCGAGCGGGGGCGCGTCTTCCGGATGATGGCAGAGGACTACGACTTCTCCATCGAGAACGGCGTGGCGATCGTCGGGAGCCCGGAGACGGTGGCGCGGAAGATCGCGGAGCAGCAGAAGTACGTCGGGTACGACCTGCTGGCGACGACGCACAGCTTTGGGGGCATGGACCCGGCGCTGATCGAGAAGTCCATCCGGCTGTTTGGGGAGGAGGTCATTCCGGCGTTCCGGTAGGGGCGAGGCAGGAAGGCTATAACAGTTCTACGAACTCTTCTACGGTCAAATCAGCCTGTCTGATGATGGTGCGCAAGAGCCCTGGCCCTAGCTCTCGGTGATTAGGAACAACAGTTTGAGCGTAGGGATCGTCTCTGCAGAGGATTATGTGACTGCCACGCTGCCGGAGAACAAAGAACCCTGCTCGCTGTAATGCCCGGATGCACTCTCGAGCAGATACCTGCGGAAGACTTGTCAAACGACCAAGACTGCGGAGACGAACTTCTCCTCTGGTACAGGCAGACCCTTTTCTTCCAGCGCCTCAATGTACAGGATGATGGCTTCCTTGATGTTAGAAAGAGCCTCCTCCTGCGTGGCGCCCTGGGTTGCGCATCCCGGGAGGCTGGGACATTCTACATACCAGAATCCTCTCTCGTCTTTGGACATCATCACTTGACGCATTGCGGCCCCTTTCTTAGGCACAAAGCAAGTGTCTCAAGCATACCACCGGTCATACCCTCACACTACCCCACGAGCCAAGTGCGGGCGAGTTCCGGGTAGTCCTGGGCCATGTCCGCGAGGGTGTTGGGGGAGAGGAGGGCGAAGGTGGCGGTGGCCTCGGCGGCGAGGCGGCCGTCGGGGAGAGTGACGGTCGCGCTGGTGCGCATGATGGCGCCGCGGCCGCCGTCCTTGCGGGCCGTGGCGGTGAGGACGTCGCCGACGCGGATTGGGAGGCGGAAGCGGACGTCGAGCTTGGCGGACATGCCCCAGCGGCCCTCGATGACGGGCACGCGGCTCATGACCTCGTCGAGGAGGCCGGTGATGACGGCGCCGTGGATGACGCCGGGGAAGCCCTGGTGATGCTCGAGGCCGGTGTAGGTGGTGACTACGGTGTCGCCTTCGCGCCGGAAGGTGAGGTGGAGGCCGCCGTCGTTGCGGGGGCCGCAGGCGAAGCAGAGGCCGTAGTCTGAGTTGTCGTTCAGGGGGATGGCGGCGGGTTGGGATGTCACAGGTGCACCTCGGTGATGATATGGAGGGGCCTCTAATGGCCCTTCGGCAGGCTCAGGGCGAACGCGGAACCCCCATCCCCGTATCAAGCACGGGGCAGGCTCTAACCTTCCCCCTTGGAAGGGGGAAGGGACTCCCGCACCCCGCATCCCTGGATACCGGCTTTCGCCGGTATGGAGGATGGCGCTAGGCCGGCAGGTGGCCGGAGGGGTGGGGTTCCTCCCGGTAGAGTTGGAGGCCCTTGATGATTGGGGCGTCCGTGAAGCTGAAGAGGAAGGACGGCTCCGTGGACGAGGCGTTGGTGTGCTCGTGGAAGGCCCAGCCGGGGACGCAGAAGGTGTCCTTTTCCTGCCACTCCAGCACGGTGTCGCCGACGCGGGTGCTGCCGCGGCCCTCGACAACGTGGTAGACGGCGCTCGTCGTGTGGCGGTGGGCGAGGGTGCGCTGGCCGGGGCGCAGGAGCTGGACGAAGCAGGCCATCGTCGACATGGCGGCGCCGCCGGTGCGGGGGTTGGTGTACTCCATGATGACGCCGTCATAGGGGCTGCCGCCCTCGCCGGTGGCGAGGCGCTCAAGGGCGGCGCGGGTGCGGCTCCAGGGGTAGTACATGAGGGGCGACGTGCCGGGCGGGCCGTGCTCCTCCCACGCGGGCTGCAGGGCGACGCTGCCGTACTTGGCGAGCGACGTGCCCGGCGACTCGGTCACGGGTTGGGTGTCCTCGGGGTACTGGTCGTGGAAGGACATCTCGAGGAAGTTGAGCAGGGGGAGGTCGAGGCCGTCGAGCCAGATCATGGGGTTGCCGGTGTCGTTGCCGTGGTCGTGCCACTCCCACGAGGGGGTGAGGACGAGGTCGCCGGGGAGCATCGGGAGGCGCTCGCCACCGACTGCGGTGTATCCGCCATCGCTCTCGATGATGAAGCGGAGAGCGTTGGGGGTGTGGCGGTGGGCGGGGGCGATCTCGCCGGGGAGCACGGTCTGGATGCCGCCGAAGAGGGTCTGCGTGGTGGCGGTGCGGCCGCCGAGGC
This genomic window contains:
- a CDS encoding type II toxin-antitoxin system HicB family antitoxin, whose protein sequence is MRQVMMSKDERGFWYVECPSLPGCATQGATQEEALSNIKEAIILYIEALEEKGLPVPEEKFVSAVLVV
- a CDS encoding LLM class flavin-dependent oxidoreductase, coding for MTVGHLRRAGAIEETHMTDLKFALWDAFPESEVDSGSSISEVYDRHLDLAQMVEQLGYHSYFVIEHQNRELISSPSVYLMAVAMRTSVLRVGAMIWQLPFHHPLRLAEEVGILDQISHGRVEFGTGIGIHEHEFLRWGLDFYARGEMSREALEIIQMAWTQDEVTYDGKYWHFNEALPAPKPYQQPTPPIWVGAHSKAALEFAAKGNFHVSQNIDVDDVVAEKFDYYRQVWRECNHPGPMPSIFLQRIVHVAETDEKARAEAEPRLLGRVNVPSAGAIPVGGSFGRGRITGSRVGWGSSPRGMGTESDMPDNAERGRVFRMMAEDYDFSIENGVAIVGSPETVARKIAEQQKYVGYDLLATTHSFGGMDPALIEKSIRLFGEEVIPAFR
- a CDS encoding PaaI family thioesterase gives rise to the protein MTSQPAAIPLNDNSDYGLCFACGPRNDGGLHLTFRREGDTVVTTYTGLEHHQGFPGVIHGAVITGLLDEVMSRVPVIEGRWGMSAKLDVRFRLPIRVGDVLTATARKDGGRGAIMRTSATVTLPDGRLAAEATATFALLSPNTLADMAQDYPELARTWLVG
- a CDS encoding type II toxin-antitoxin system HicA family toxin, coding for MTSLPQVSARECIRALQRAGFFVLRQRGSHIILCRDDPYAQTVVPNHRELGPGLLRTIIRQADLTVEEFVELL
- a CDS encoding cupin domain-containing protein, whose amino-acid sequence is MEISNVQATEAELQAYYDGLGAYNVAPLWTVLGDIQAHEPASKVTPYVWRWSDVRPLVMRAAELVGTEQAERRVLRLMNPGLGGRTATTQTLFGGIQTVLPGEIAPAHRHTPNALRFIIESDGGYTAVGGERLPMLPGDLVLTPSWEWHDHGNDTGNPMIWLDGLDLPLLNFLEMSFHDQYPEDTQPVTESPGTSLAKYGSVALQPAWEEHGPPGTSPLMYYPWSRTRAALERLATGEGGSPYDGVIMEYTNPRTGGAAMSTMACFVQLLRPGQRTLAHRHTTSAVYHVVEGRGSTRVGDTVLEWQEKDTFCVPGWAFHEHTNASSTEPSFLFSFTDAPIIKGLQLYREEPHPSGHLPA
- a CDS encoding ABC transporter permease; protein product: MQRYIMIRLVQSVFTLIGVSIIVFSLARLSGNPLDVLLPPEASDEDFVRISELWGLNEPWYVQYFIFVKNAARGEFGPSFKWQGRTAMELVLLHLPATLQLAALAIGVSVLLAVPIGVMSAVKKGSMLDTGGKLIALLGQSLPSFWLAIVLIWIFAVQLGWFPTSGRGDVSNMVLPAVAMGWFSVASFMRLTRSAMLSVLDSEYIKLARIKGLAESKVVWKHALKNAAIPPLTVFGAIVVGQMTGSVTIETVFAWPGIGLLALQAVNARDYQVIQAVTMFIAVLFIGMNLLIDIVYAYIDPRIRFG